A genomic window from Aestuariirhabdus litorea includes:
- a CDS encoding heavy metal translocating P-type ATPase, whose amino-acid sequence MAEGTTHCYHCGEAIRSGPRFEATLAGEIKPMCCIGCKVVAEAIDQGGLGNYYRYRSKLAVTPEPVADSYREELQLYDQPSLQRGFVHHHADGTLQATLIIEGITCAACVWLLEQQLKQFDAVESASVNLSTHQANIRWHPDQLKLSQLLERIASIGYRPHPYLPNQQDTIVRRENRLAIRRLAVSGIGMMQVMMYAIALYAGAMQGMETVHRDFLRWVSFVVATPVVLYAARPFFEATWRDMKTRHLSMDVPVSIAIGGAYLASSWAMLFGGGEVYFDSVCMFTFLLLLGRFLEMRARHRTNRSGNALLSLLPASAVRVSDGSEERIAIGELEVGDRVRVGPGQNIPADGLVLEGCSSVDESALTGEYMPIRKEAGDRVIAGSANAENSLLIEVSNIGTETRLSAIVRLLDRAQQEKPRAARIADRVASWFVAAVLVTAALVFGFWYQHAPSDAFWITLSVLVVTCPCALSLATPTALTAATGFLHGRGLLVTRGHVLESLNSITHILFDKTGTLTRGKLTLEEVVLLGERDPEQCLALAARLEAQSEHPIARVFQRPELPAAEQLRHLTGEGVEGVINGQRYRLGKPGFALPGAPLATPKAEGQWLLLAHNEAPLCWFRLNDQLRPEAADTVARLQQQGYRVELVSGDAAPVVDAMASQLNTDLSLAAATPDIKLDHLQALQKAGARVLMVGDGINDVPVLAAADISIAMGGASDLAKTNADMVLMSGDLNQLTDALHIAAKTRAIIRQNIAWALGYNLLALPLAASGLLAPWMAAIGMATSSLVVVGNALRLGRAIPSNR is encoded by the coding sequence ATGGCCGAGGGCACAACTCACTGTTACCACTGCGGCGAGGCTATCCGCAGTGGCCCCCGCTTCGAGGCCACTCTGGCGGGCGAGATCAAGCCGATGTGCTGCATCGGCTGCAAAGTCGTGGCTGAGGCGATTGACCAGGGGGGGCTGGGCAACTACTACCGCTACCGCTCCAAGCTGGCAGTCACCCCCGAGCCGGTCGCCGACAGCTACCGCGAAGAGCTGCAACTCTACGATCAACCCTCATTGCAAAGGGGCTTTGTGCACCACCACGCCGATGGCACCCTGCAGGCGACACTCATCATTGAGGGGATTACCTGCGCGGCCTGTGTGTGGCTGCTGGAACAGCAGCTGAAACAGTTCGATGCGGTGGAGTCGGCATCGGTCAATCTCAGTACCCACCAGGCCAACATACGCTGGCATCCCGACCAACTAAAACTGAGCCAGCTCCTGGAGCGGATCGCCAGCATTGGTTACCGCCCCCACCCCTACCTGCCGAACCAGCAGGACACCATCGTACGTCGCGAAAACCGGCTTGCCATTCGTCGCCTCGCGGTCAGCGGCATCGGCATGATGCAGGTGATGATGTACGCCATTGCCCTCTATGCCGGCGCTATGCAGGGGATGGAGACGGTGCACCGAGACTTTTTGCGCTGGGTCAGTTTCGTCGTTGCCACCCCGGTGGTGCTCTACGCTGCCCGCCCCTTTTTTGAGGCCACCTGGCGCGACATGAAGACCCGCCACCTGAGCATGGATGTGCCGGTCTCGATCGCCATTGGCGGCGCTTACCTGGCCAGCAGCTGGGCCATGCTGTTCGGCGGCGGGGAGGTCTACTTCGACTCGGTCTGTATGTTTACCTTCCTGCTGCTGCTGGGTCGTTTCCTGGAGATGCGCGCGCGCCACCGCACCAACCGCAGCGGCAACGCCCTGCTCAGCCTGCTTCCGGCCAGCGCGGTGCGGGTGAGCGACGGTAGCGAGGAACGCATTGCCATCGGCGAACTGGAGGTGGGTGATCGGGTTCGGGTGGGACCGGGCCAGAACATTCCCGCCGATGGTCTTGTGCTGGAGGGGTGCAGCAGTGTCGATGAGTCGGCGCTAACCGGCGAGTATATGCCGATCCGCAAGGAGGCTGGAGACCGGGTCATCGCCGGTAGCGCCAATGCCGAGAACAGCCTGCTGATCGAGGTCAGCAACATTGGTACCGAGACCCGCCTGTCCGCCATTGTGCGCCTGCTCGACCGGGCTCAGCAGGAGAAACCCAGGGCCGCCCGTATCGCCGACCGGGTCGCCAGCTGGTTTGTGGCGGCAGTACTGGTGACGGCCGCCCTGGTGTTTGGCTTCTGGTACCAACACGCCCCCAGCGATGCATTCTGGATCACCCTGTCGGTTCTGGTGGTGACCTGTCCCTGTGCCCTCTCGCTGGCAACCCCCACCGCCCTGACAGCCGCTACCGGGTTTCTCCACGGCCGTGGGCTGCTGGTCACCCGTGGCCATGTGCTGGAGTCCCTGAACAGCATTACCCACATCCTGTTCGACAAAACCGGCACCCTGACCCGGGGCAAACTGACTCTGGAGGAGGTCGTCCTGCTGGGAGAGCGGGATCCCGAACAGTGCCTGGCCCTGGCCGCGCGCCTGGAGGCACAGTCGGAACATCCCATCGCGCGGGTGTTTCAGCGTCCCGAGCTCCCGGCAGCGGAGCAGCTGCGGCATCTTACCGGAGAGGGGGTCGAGGGCGTCATCAACGGCCAGCGCTACCGCCTGGGCAAACCCGGCTTTGCCCTGCCCGGCGCCCCCCTTGCAACCCCAAAGGCGGAGGGACAGTGGCTGCTACTGGCCCATAACGAAGCTCCCCTGTGCTGGTTTCGTCTCAACGACCAGCTGCGCCCCGAAGCGGCTGACACCGTCGCCCGCCTGCAACAGCAGGGCTACCGGGTAGAGCTGGTCAGCGGAGACGCCGCGCCGGTGGTGGATGCGATGGCCAGCCAGCTTAACACCGACCTTTCCCTGGCGGCTGCAACCCCGGATATCAAGCTCGACCACCTACAGGCACTGCAAAAAGCGGGTGCCCGTGTATTGATGGTAGGCGACGGTATCAATGACGTACCGGTGCTGGCGGCCGCCGATATCTCAATTGCCATGGGGGGAGCCTCCGACCTGGCCAAGACCAATGCCGACATGGTGCTGATGTCCGGCGACCTCAACCAGCTTACCGATGCCCTGCATATTGCAGCGAAAACCCGCGCCATCATTCGCCAGAACATCGCCTGGGCACTGGGGTATAATCTGTTAGCCCTGCCGCTGGCGGCCAGCGGCCTGCTTGCCCCCTGGATGGCAGCCATCGGCATGGCGACCAGCTCACTGGTGGTGGTGGGTAACGCCCTGCGCCTGGGGCGAGCCATCCCATCCAATCGTTAA
- a CDS encoding sulfite exporter TauE/SafE family protein: MTDLYLLLTAFTLGLFGGAHCVGMCGGIMAALSSGMAPGKGRLLPLLLSYNLGRILSYSLAGALMGSLGWALQQQGSLVVTGMRTLAGVMLIAMGLYLANWWRGLVMVERAGALLWKPLQPYASRLLPVQSAGPALLLGLLWGWLPCGLVYSTLIWAATQGSALDAAQLMLAFGSGTLPLMLGAGILSSRLGDVMRNRTTRGLAGMLVILFGLWTLPGGHQQWLMQLFQPLAAGT; this comes from the coding sequence GTGACTGACCTCTACCTGCTGTTAACGGCTTTTACCCTGGGACTGTTTGGCGGCGCCCACTGCGTTGGGATGTGTGGCGGGATCATGGCCGCCCTCAGCTCGGGAATGGCACCGGGCAAGGGCCGACTGCTGCCCCTCCTGCTCAGCTACAACCTCGGCCGTATCCTCAGTTACAGCCTGGCCGGCGCCCTGATGGGAAGCCTCGGCTGGGCACTGCAGCAACAGGGCAGCCTGGTGGTGACCGGCATGCGTACCCTGGCCGGGGTGATGTTGATTGCCATGGGGCTCTACCTCGCCAACTGGTGGCGGGGACTGGTGATGGTTGAGCGCGCAGGAGCCCTGCTGTGGAAACCCCTGCAACCCTATGCCAGCCGCCTGCTGCCGGTGCAGAGCGCAGGGCCCGCCCTGCTGCTCGGCCTGCTGTGGGGGTGGTTACCCTGCGGCCTGGTCTACAGTACCCTGATCTGGGCCGCGACCCAGGGCAGTGCCCTCGATGCCGCCCAGTTGATGCTGGCCTTTGGCAGCGGAACCCTGCCCCTGATGCTGGGCGCGGGAATCCTCTCCTCGCGCCTCGGCGATGTGATGCGGAACCGGACAACGCGGGGACTGGCTGGTATGCTGGTGATACTATTCGGGTTATGGACCCTTCCGGGGGGCCATCAACAGTGGTTGATGCAGCTGTTTCAGCCTCTGGCCGCCGGCACTTGA
- the hemN gene encoding oxygen-independent coproporphyrinogen III oxidase, with translation MSNKLVWDLDLIKRYEGAGPRYTSYPTAVQFHELFSINEYRAAAAKSVEKNTPLSLYFHLPFCTHVCYYCGCNKVITKDRTKAIPYLELLHREIEMQAELFSNQQIVEQLHWGGGTPTFLSIEQMQALMAKTRQHFNLVDESEGDFSIEIDPREADWSTMNALREMGFNRCSLGVQDLDRKVQKAVNREQSEEATMAIIDAARTLQFQSINIDLIYGLPFQTEASFMKTLERVIEIAPDRLSVFNYAHLPERFMPQRRINAEDLPSSAEKLAIMQNTTERLLEAGYVYIGMDHFARPDDELAIAQESGTLHRNFQGYTTHAHCDLVGMGVSSISQVNGAYSQNHADIKMYMNRIENGEFAIKRGLEMNQDDFIRQAVISQLICHFELDFSSIEARWNINFADYFAKELQQLQPMAEDGLVALDQNGIEVTGRGRLLIRNICMQFDHYLGQESNKGRFSKVI, from the coding sequence ATGAGCAACAAGCTGGTTTGGGACCTTGACCTGATCAAGCGCTACGAAGGCGCCGGTCCCCGTTACACCTCATACCCCACGGCCGTCCAGTTCCACGAACTGTTCAGCATTAACGAATACCGTGCCGCGGCGGCCAAGAGTGTCGAGAAAAACACCCCCCTGTCACTCTACTTTCACCTGCCCTTCTGCACCCACGTTTGCTACTACTGCGGTTGCAACAAAGTGATCACCAAGGATCGCACCAAGGCGATCCCCTACCTGGAGTTGCTGCACCGCGAAATCGAGATGCAGGCGGAGCTGTTCAGCAACCAGCAGATCGTCGAACAGCTGCATTGGGGCGGCGGCACCCCCACCTTCCTCAGCATCGAGCAGATGCAGGCTTTGATGGCCAAAACCCGCCAGCACTTCAACCTGGTGGATGAGAGCGAGGGGGATTTCTCCATCGAGATCGACCCCCGTGAGGCTGACTGGTCCACCATGAATGCCCTGCGCGAGATGGGCTTTAACCGCTGCAGCCTCGGGGTGCAGGACCTTGACCGCAAAGTGCAGAAAGCAGTCAATCGGGAGCAGTCCGAAGAGGCCACCATGGCGATCATCGACGCAGCCCGTACCCTGCAGTTCCAGTCGATCAATATCGACCTCATCTACGGCCTGCCCTTCCAGACCGAAGCCAGCTTCATGAAGACACTGGAGCGGGTCATCGAGATCGCTCCCGACCGGCTGTCGGTGTTTAACTATGCCCACCTTCCCGAGCGCTTTATGCCCCAGCGGCGGATCAATGCCGAAGACCTGCCCTCGTCCGCTGAGAAGCTGGCGATCATGCAAAACACCACCGAGCGGCTGCTCGAGGCGGGCTATGTCTACATCGGCATGGATCATTTCGCCCGTCCCGATGACGAGCTGGCGATTGCCCAGGAGTCGGGCACCCTGCACCGTAACTTCCAGGGCTACACCACCCACGCCCATTGCGACCTCGTCGGCATGGGGGTTTCCTCTATCAGCCAGGTCAATGGCGCCTACAGCCAGAACCACGCCGACATCAAGATGTACATGAACCGCATCGAAAACGGTGAGTTCGCCATCAAGCGTGGCCTAGAGATGAATCAGGACGATTTTATTCGCCAGGCCGTCATCTCACAGCTGATCTGCCACTTTGAGCTCGACTTCTCAAGCATCGAAGCGCGCTGGAACATCAACTTTGCCGACTACTTTGCCAAGGAGCTTCAGCAGTTGCAGCCGATGGCGGAGGATGGGCTGGTCGCACTGGACCAGAACGGCATCGAAGTGACCGGCCGCGGCCGCCTTCTGATCCGCAATATCTGTATGCAGTTCGATCACTATCTGGGACAGGAGAGCAATAAGGGGCGCTTCTCCAAGGTGATCTAA
- a CDS encoding FixH family protein, which translates to MSKTIPHPTDETVAPWYRQGWFWFVFGIPLASICLGTTMVIVAFTHQDSLVKDEYYRDGKAINEVLARNLRAEELEVAAAISIDELTGEVALQLSSREQQMPETLRLSFLSPTLASQDQILDMKQIAPGRYIGQLESQISGRRYLHLETIEAQDSFKPSEEGWLIESQQQIEAGSRFIMGHAGS; encoded by the coding sequence ATGAGCAAGACGATCCCACACCCCACCGATGAAACCGTTGCCCCCTGGTATCGCCAGGGCTGGTTCTGGTTCGTATTTGGTATCCCGCTGGCCTCCATCTGCCTGGGCACCACCATGGTCATCGTGGCATTCACCCACCAGGACAGCCTGGTGAAGGATGAGTACTATCGCGATGGCAAAGCGATCAACGAAGTACTGGCCCGCAACCTGCGCGCCGAGGAGCTGGAGGTCGCCGCCGCGATCAGCATCGACGAGCTCACCGGCGAGGTGGCACTGCAACTGAGCAGCCGGGAGCAGCAGATGCCTGAGACCCTGCGCCTGAGCTTCCTCTCCCCCACCCTGGCCAGTCAGGACCAGATCCTGGATATGAAGCAGATCGCGCCCGGCCGCTATATCGGCCAGCTTGAGAGCCAGATCAGCGGGCGTCGTTACCTCCACCTTGAGACCATTGAGGCGCAGGACTCCTTTAAGCCCTCCGAAGAGGGGTGGCTGATCGAGTCCCAACAGCAGATCGAAGCGGGCAGCCGCTTTATCATGGGCCACGCGGGCTCCTGA
- the ccoG gene encoding cytochrome c oxidase accessory protein CcoG, with product MNTPVDPKEPGNNPVETIEVVDLYQKREQIYTRSFKGIYRNLRLAGGWFLFLLYFGFAWVNWEGQQIILWDLPARKFHLFGTTFWPQDFMLLSWLLIICAFGLFFITVLAGRIWCGYTCPQSVYTWIYMWAERVTEGERNRRIKLDQEPVSAGKLLRKSAKHAIWLFIAFATGVTFVGYFTPIRELVPNLLSLEVGAWATFWILFFTVCTYVNAGFLREQVCIYMCPYARFQSVMFDQDTLIVSYDPARGETRGPRRKEADYKAEGLGDCIDCKVCVHVCPVGIDIRDGLQYECIGCAACIDGCDEIMDKMGYPRGLISYTTEHNLEGGKTKILRPRLLGYLAVLLIMIGMVVYTLNTRIPLSMEVLRDRNSLFSETNQGMIENVYTLKIANMDGRDHHFQITASGLEGLSYEGEEVVLVHSGDVASVPVRLQADPRQIKTRTTNIQFEVRSVDDERVGGIQESRFIGPTQL from the coding sequence ATGAACACACCTGTAGACCCCAAGGAACCTGGTAATAATCCCGTCGAAACCATTGAGGTAGTGGATCTTTACCAAAAAAGGGAGCAGATCTACACACGCTCATTCAAAGGGATTTACCGTAACCTGCGCCTTGCCGGTGGCTGGTTCCTGTTTCTGCTCTATTTTGGCTTCGCCTGGGTCAACTGGGAGGGACAGCAGATTATTCTGTGGGACCTGCCCGCCCGCAAGTTTCACCTGTTCGGCACTACCTTCTGGCCCCAGGACTTTATGCTGCTCTCCTGGCTGCTGATTATTTGCGCCTTTGGCCTCTTCTTTATCACGGTGCTGGCCGGCCGTATCTGGTGTGGCTACACCTGCCCCCAAAGCGTCTACACCTGGATCTACATGTGGGCCGAGCGGGTCACTGAAGGCGAGCGCAACCGCCGCATCAAGCTCGACCAGGAGCCGGTGAGCGCCGGCAAACTGCTACGCAAAAGTGCCAAGCACGCCATCTGGTTGTTCATCGCTTTCGCCACCGGGGTCACCTTTGTCGGTTATTTCACCCCGATTCGCGAACTGGTGCCCAACCTGCTGAGCCTTGAGGTCGGCGCCTGGGCGACCTTCTGGATTCTGTTCTTCACGGTTTGTACCTACGTCAATGCCGGCTTCCTGCGCGAGCAGGTGTGCATCTACATGTGCCCCTACGCCCGCTTCCAGTCGGTGATGTTTGACCAGGACACCCTGATCGTCTCCTACGATCCCGCCCGGGGTGAAACCCGAGGCCCCCGCCGCAAAGAGGCCGATTACAAGGCCGAAGGGCTGGGCGACTGTATCGACTGTAAGGTCTGTGTCCACGTATGCCCGGTGGGTATCGACATTCGTGACGGACTGCAATACGAGTGCATCGGCTGCGCCGCCTGTATCGATGGCTGCGACGAGATTATGGATAAGATGGGTTACCCCCGGGGCCTGATCAGCTACACCACTGAGCACAATCTCGAGGGGGGCAAAACCAAGATCCTTCGCCCCCGCCTGCTCGGCTACCTGGCGGTGCTGCTGATCATGATCGGCATGGTGGTCTACACCCTCAATACCCGGATTCCGCTGTCGATGGAGGTGCTGCGTGACCGCAACAGCCTCTTCAGCGAAACCAACCAGGGTATGATCGAGAACGTCTACACCCTGAAGATCGCCAACATGGATGGCCGGGATCACCACTTCCAGATCACCGCCAGCGGCCTTGAGGGGCTCAGTTATGAGGGTGAGGAGGTCGTGCTGGTCCATTCCGGTGATGTCGCCTCGGTTCCCGTTCGCCTGCAGGCCGATCCCCGGCAGATCAAAACCCGCACCACCAATATCCAGTTTGAGGTGCGCTCCGTCGATGATGAAAGGGTCGGAGGCATTCAGGAGAGCCGCTTTATCGGCCCTACCCAGCTGTGA
- the fnr gene encoding fumarate/nitrate reduction transcriptional regulator Fnr, whose amino-acid sequence MSSKLTVKHVNSVACKECSLSSLCLPIALAIDEIDQLDDIIKRGRPLKKGEHLFLEGDPFTSIYAVRSGALKTYTSTNEGEEQITGFQLPSEILGLSGMDGDTYPVSSQAMETTMVCEIPFEKLDELSDKLPQLQKQLMLLMSRRIRDDQQMMLLLSKKNADERIATFLVNLSARFRRRGYSSHAFRLSMSRNEMGNYLGLAVETVSRVFTRFQRSGLIEANGKDINILDSERLCALAGGRLVDKPKDTAQSH is encoded by the coding sequence ATGAGCTCAAAACTCACCGTTAAGCACGTAAATTCCGTGGCCTGCAAGGAATGCAGCCTGAGCTCGCTCTGCCTGCCCATTGCCCTGGCCATCGACGAAATCGACCAGTTGGATGACATCATCAAGCGGGGACGCCCCCTGAAGAAAGGGGAACACCTGTTTCTTGAGGGAGACCCTTTTACCTCCATCTACGCCGTTCGGTCCGGCGCCCTCAAAACCTATACCTCAACCAATGAGGGAGAGGAGCAGATCACCGGTTTCCAGTTGCCCAGTGAAATTTTGGGCCTGAGCGGTATGGACGGAGACACATACCCTGTCTCCTCCCAGGCCATGGAAACCACCATGGTGTGCGAGATCCCGTTCGAGAAGCTTGACGAGCTGTCGGACAAGCTGCCCCAGTTGCAGAAGCAACTGATGCTACTGATGAGCCGTCGCATCCGTGACGACCAGCAGATGATGCTGCTGCTCAGCAAGAAAAACGCGGACGAACGCATCGCCACCTTCCTGGTCAACCTGTCGGCACGCTTCCGTCGCCGCGGTTACTCCTCCCATGCGTTCCGGCTGTCGATGTCCCGCAACGAGATGGGTAACTACCTGGGGCTTGCGGTAGAAACCGTTAGCCGCGTCTTTACCCGTTTTCAGCGCAGCGGCCTGATCGAAGCCAACGGCAAGGATATCAACATCCTCGACTCGGAGCGCTTGTGCGCCCTGGCCGGCGGTCGCCTGGTCGATAAGCCCAAGGACACCGCTCAGTCGCACTGA
- a CDS encoding adenine phosphoribosyltransferase has translation MIFDEYYIKSLVRPIQDWPKPGVTFRDITPVYLSPKAQRMVADSLIQRYVETEITHIGALDARGFLLGSVLAYELNKPLVLFRKQGKLPSDTLQQAYDIEYGQAVLEVHKDAIPAGASVLLLDDLIATGGTLCAAASLVKALQATIYEAAAIIDLPDLGGSQRLQDLGIPTYTLCAF, from the coding sequence ATGATCTTTGATGAATACTATATTAAATCCCTGGTTCGCCCCATTCAGGACTGGCCTAAACCGGGGGTCACCTTTCGCGACATCACCCCTGTTTACCTCTCCCCCAAGGCCCAGCGTATGGTGGCCGATAGCCTGATCCAGCGCTACGTCGAAACCGAGATCACCCACATCGGCGCCCTCGATGCGCGGGGCTTCCTGCTGGGCTCAGTGCTGGCCTACGAGTTGAACAAGCCCCTGGTACTGTTTCGCAAACAGGGCAAACTCCCCTCCGATACCCTGCAGCAGGCATACGATATCGAGTATGGACAGGCGGTACTGGAAGTTCATAAGGACGCCATCCCGGCAGGCGCCAGCGTACTGTTGCTGGATGACCTGATCGCCACCGGCGGCACTCTGTGCGCCGCCGCCTCCCTGGTGAAGGCGCTGCAAGCGACCATCTACGAAGCGGCCGCGATTATCGATCTGCCCGATCTCGGCGGTAGCCAGCGCCTGCAGGACCTTGGCATACCCACCTACACCCTCTGCGCATTCTAA
- the ccoS gene encoding cbb3-type cytochrome oxidase assembly protein CcoS, whose translation MESIYLLIPIALLFVALGVWIFFWAVDNGQFDDLEGPAHSILFDEELPQKPSSGDQSQEQKNPTSENPTTESPKHGD comes from the coding sequence GTGGAATCGATCTACCTGCTGATCCCGATCGCCCTGCTGTTTGTTGCCCTCGGCGTATGGATCTTTTTCTGGGCCGTAGACAACGGGCAGTTCGACGACCTTGAAGGGCCCGCCCACAGCATCCTCTTCGACGAGGAACTCCCGCAAAAGCCATCCAGCGGCGACCAGTCCCAGGAGCAAAAGAACCCTACGTCAGAGAATCCCACCACAGAGAGCCCCAAGCACGGTGACTGA
- the ccoP gene encoding cytochrome-c oxidase, cbb3-type subunit III: MTSFWSWWIILLTTACIALVTWVLFANRTSTLGSGKTTGHSYDGIEEYDNPLPGWWFQMFVATLLFGAGYLIYYPGMGSFPGIGGWTQVGQYEEEMQEAEQLYGPIYAKFSAMPIEEVAKDEQAVQMGQRIFANNCALCHGSDARGAFGFPNLTDGTWLYGGTAAAIKASVANGRKGQMPAWGAVIGDKGVTDVTAYVRALSGIEQTADATQLASGKKIFDATCAACHGANGEGNQALGAPNLADNNWLYGSSAARVAYTIRNGRNGVMPAWNDILGEDKVHLVTAYVYSLSNK, translated from the coding sequence ATGACTAGTTTCTGGAGTTGGTGGATCATCCTGCTGACCACCGCGTGCATCGCGTTGGTCACCTGGGTCCTGTTTGCCAACCGTACCTCGACTCTGGGTAGTGGAAAGACTACCGGTCACAGCTACGATGGCATCGAAGAGTATGACAACCCCCTGCCCGGCTGGTGGTTCCAGATGTTTGTTGCCACCCTGCTGTTCGGCGCTGGCTACTTGATCTACTACCCCGGCATGGGCAGCTTCCCCGGTATTGGCGGCTGGACCCAGGTCGGTCAGTATGAGGAGGAGATGCAAGAGGCGGAGCAACTGTACGGCCCTATCTACGCCAAGTTCAGCGCCATGCCGATCGAAGAGGTCGCCAAGGATGAGCAGGCGGTACAGATGGGACAGCGTATCTTCGCCAATAACTGTGCCCTGTGCCACGGCTCCGATGCCCGCGGCGCCTTCGGCTTCCCCAACCTGACCGACGGCACCTGGCTCTACGGCGGTACTGCCGCTGCGATCAAGGCCTCTGTCGCCAACGGTCGTAAAGGGCAGATGCCCGCCTGGGGTGCTGTCATTGGCGACAAAGGGGTTACCGATGTCACCGCCTATGTGCGCGCCCTGAGCGGCATTGAGCAGACAGCGGATGCGACCCAGCTGGCCTCTGGCAAGAAGATCTTCGACGCCACCTGTGCGGCTTGCCACGGTGCGAACGGCGAGGGCAACCAGGCCCTGGGCGCCCCCAACCTGGCGGATAACAACTGGCTTTATGGCTCTTCAGCGGCCCGTGTTGCCTACACCATCCGTAACGGCCGTAACGGTGTAATGCCTGCCTGGAACGATATTCTGGGCGAGGACAAGGTCCACCTGGTAACGGCCTACGTCTACAGCCTGTCGAATAAGTAA
- a CDS encoding cbb3-type cytochrome oxidase subunit 3, producing MDINTLRGLATVFALVAFIGVVLWAYSSGKKKDFDEAANLPFEDDPDALDNSDQEKKS from the coding sequence GTGGATATCAATACATTACGTGGTCTGGCTACTGTTTTCGCGCTGGTTGCGTTCATTGGCGTTGTCCTCTGGGCCTACAGTTCCGGCAAGAAAAAGGACTTTGATGAGGCGGCTAACCTGCCCTTCGAAGACGATCCAGACGCACTGGATAACTCTGATCAGGAGAAGAAATCATGA